The following proteins come from a genomic window of Bactrocera tryoni isolate S06 chromosome 1, CSIRO_BtryS06_freeze2, whole genome shotgun sequence:
- the LOC120774683 gene encoding probable cytochrome P450 313a4: MELADKRDFIKLIILSLMLALWFYWLWMRKNLYLFALRFPGLFGWPIFGILLRIKSQHNLIQEFGKIFKDCKAYTVCTWIGMYPVIITADPPFIKDVLSAKDLVNKAQPLYQPLYDAFKGGLIASPADQWHKNRRMINPSFHQKVLTSFLPVFNKAKDGAVLKFRNFTRNEHVFISEVLQRITLSITVETTMGNEMQKGDQVSEELVKSYIISMEKLPIECFLAYVKLDRLYAWFTKASKEFVYKFIKGLLYGKLSQTPSTENIRLDVNISSNNTVNSYSHGNKTFNEKKPNIFIDRAINLYREGKFSHQDLIGETNTIVSAAFETTANGLLSALLMLAMHPAVQERLFEEIENMFPDKHFFVDCENITNLPYLDMVVNETLRLMPSIPMIGRQVIQDTTLSNGLVIPKGIEILVSIFDLHRRTDIWGANADKFNPENFLRENLQEKHSHAYIPFSKGVRDCIGWKYALMAIKVLLAGFIRNFSFETNVKLENLKFTNNVSLKYTNEPAFTIKDRCK; encoded by the exons TTTAATGTTAGCATTATGGTTTTACTGGTTGTGGATGAGAAAAAATCTGTACCTATTCGCATTACGCTTCCCAGGATTATTTGGATGGCCCATTTTTGGAATATTACTTCGCATTAAAAGCCAACATA ATCTTATTCAAGAGTTtggcaaaatattcaaagattgTAAGGCATACACTGTTTGTACATGGATAGGCATGTATCCAGTTATTATAACAGCTGATCCACCTTTCATAAAAGATGTGCTATCTGCAAAGGATTTGGTTAATAAAGCCCAGCCACTATACCAGCCACTCTATGACGCATTCAAAGGAGGTCTTATTGCAAGTCCAg CGGATCAATGGCATAAAAATCGCCGTATGATAAATCCAAGCTTCCATCAGAAAGTACTGACCTCATTTTTGCCCGTATTTAATAAAGCTAAAGATGGGGCTGTTCTAAAATTCAGAAACTTTACAAGGAATGAGCATGTCTTTATTAGTGAAGTGTTGCAAAGGATCACTCTAAGTATAACTGTTG AAACCACTATGGGGAATGAGATGCAAAAAGGCGATCAGGTATCAGAGGAATTAGTGAAGTCATATATCAT aaGCATGGAAAAACTGCCAATTGAATGCTTCTTAGCATATGTGAAACTGGATCGTTTGTACGCCTGGTTTACGAAAGCATCGAAGGAATTTGTGTACAAGTTTATTAAAGGG cttttatatggaaaactctcACAAACGCCAAGTACGGAAAATATTCGACTTGATGTCAATATATCCTCAAATAATACTGTTAACAGTTATTCACATGGAAATAAGACATTTAATGAGAAGAAACCAAACATTTTCATTGACCGCGCTATAAATTTATATCGAGAAGGAAAATTTTCGCATCAAGATCTCATTGGTGAAACGAACACAATTGTATCTGCG GCTTTCGAAACGACCGCCAATGGACTATTGTCAGCACTTTTGATGTTAGCTATGCATCCTGCTGTACAAGAAAGATTATTCGAGGAAATCGAAAATATGTTCCCCGACAAACATTTTTTCGTGGACtgtgaaaatattacaaatctACCATATTTGGATATGGTCGTAAATGAGACTTTACGCTTAATGCCTTCCATACCCATGATTGGTCGTCAAGTCATACAAGATACTACACTGAGTAACGGTTTGGTGATTCCAAAAGGAATCGAAATTTTAGTTTCTATTTTCGATTTACATCGGAGAACTGATATCTGGGGTGCAAATGCTGATAAGTTCAACCCAGAGAATTTTTTGCGAGAGAATTTGCAAGAAAAGCATTCGCATGCATACATACCTTTTTCGAAAGGGGTACGAGATTGTATAG GATGGAAATATGCTCTTATGGCGATTAAAGTACTATTGGCAGGTTTCATTCGGAACTTTTCCTTTGAAACCAAtgtgaaattggaaaatttaaagtttacgAATAATGTATCACTTAAATACACCAATGAACCGGCGTTTACAATAAAAGACCGGTGTAAATAA